A section of the Scylla paramamosain isolate STU-SP2022 chromosome 33, ASM3559412v1, whole genome shotgun sequence genome encodes:
- the LOC135089883 gene encoding uncharacterized protein LOC135089883, with product MLTVVDLPDGAPVISGVRSQYLPGDWVDLTCTSGKSKPAAILNFTVNTKPAPLGWLETQIDKEDDDKLFTSKLRLRFSLLPRLLQEEAGSLRVRCEAEIPGVYMQSAQNILTTRPPYQASVLGSSAPNGPCSCRCSLLLLLLLLLLLLLPWPSTPPPPPPLV from the exons ATGCTTACTGTCGTag ACCTGCCTGACGGTGCCCCAGTCATCTCGGGAGTAAGAAGCCAGTACCTGCCCGGGGATTGGGTGGACCTTACCTGCACCTCGGGAAAGTCCAAGCCAGCAGCGATCCTCAACTTTACCGTCAACACAAAGCCT gcTCCTCTTGGGTGGCTGGAAacacagatagacaaagagGATGATGACAAACTCTTCACGTCTAAGCTTCGTCTtcgcttctccctcctcccgcgcctACTGCAGGAGGAAGCGGGAAGCCTGAGGGTCCGCTGCGAAGCCGAAATTCCTGGGGTTTATATGCAATCTGCACAGAACATTCTGACCACGAGGCCGCCCTACCAAGCCTCTGTCCTGGGCTCCTCCGCTCCTAACG GCCCCTGCTCCTGTCGCTGCTCCCTgctccttctgctgctactactactgttacttctcCTGCCGTggccatcaacaccaccacctccaccaccactcgtCTGA